A genomic region of Rhizobium sp. NXC24 contains the following coding sequences:
- the moaD gene encoding molybdopterin converting factor subunit 1, with amino-acid sequence MTKLVYFAWVRERIGKGEEEISLPAEVITVGDLLNHLKSLGEEYETALQFPEAIRVAIDMEHADHDEPIAGAREIGLFPPMTGG; translated from the coding sequence ATGACGAAGCTCGTCTATTTCGCCTGGGTACGTGAGCGGATTGGCAAGGGAGAAGAAGAGATTTCTCTTCCCGCCGAGGTGATCACCGTTGGCGATCTCTTGAATCATTTGAAGAGCTTGGGCGAGGAATACGAGACGGCGCTTCAATTTCCGGAGGCGATCCGCGTCGCCATCGATATGGAACATGCCGATCATGACGAACCGATTGCCGGGGCGCGCGAGATTGGATTGTTCCCGCCGATGACGGGTGGGTGA
- the pgsA gene encoding CDP-diacylglycerol--glycerol-3-phosphate 3-phosphatidyltransferase — MASRAYSIPNLLTYGRILCVPLIVLCFFVEGKLEGSDFARWVALWIFIIASITDFLDGYLARIWNQTSNIGRMLDPIADKLLVSAILLLVAADGTIAGWSLWAAIIILCREILVSGLREYLAALKVSVPVTRIAKWKTTAQLVAIAFLLAGPAGDKVIPYTTEMGIVLLWVAALLTIYTGYDYFRAGLKHVVDEE, encoded by the coding sequence ATGGCTTCGCGCGCATATAGCATTCCCAATCTGCTCACCTATGGCCGCATTCTCTGCGTGCCGTTGATCGTCCTGTGCTTCTTCGTCGAAGGCAAACTGGAGGGGTCCGATTTCGCGCGCTGGGTGGCGCTGTGGATTTTCATCATCGCCTCGATCACCGATTTTCTGGACGGCTATCTCGCGCGCATCTGGAATCAGACGTCGAATATCGGCCGCATGCTGGACCCGATCGCCGACAAGCTGCTGGTCTCGGCGATCCTGCTGCTGGTCGCTGCCGACGGCACGATCGCCGGCTGGTCGCTCTGGGCTGCCATCATCATCCTTTGCCGCGAAATTCTCGTCTCGGGCCTGCGCGAGTATCTGGCGGCGCTGAAGGTCAGCGTGCCGGTGACGCGCATCGCCAAATGGAAAACGACCGCTCAGCTCGTCGCCATCGCCTTCCTGCTGGCTGGGCCGGCCGGCGACAAGGTGATACCCTATACGACGGAGATGGGCATTGTCCTGCTCTGGGTCGCAGCGCTACTGACCATCTACACCGGCTACGACTATTTCCGCGCCGGCTTGAAGCATGTGGTGGATGAGGAATGA
- the uvrC gene encoding excinuclease ABC subunit UvrC, whose translation MNGRKLPDGGILYDESEDIEDDIEVEADAGASPVVPVDWNEGGKNETGLQGAELIAEFVKRLPNNPGVYRMFNEAGDVLYVGKARSLKKRVANYAMGRVHSNRIARMVRETANMEFVTTRTETEALLLEANLIKRLRPRFNVLLRDDKSFPYILITGDHRAPAIFKHRGARARKGEYFGPFASAGAVGRTINSLQRAFLIRTCTDSVFETRTRPCLLYQIKRCSGPCTREISDEGYAELVQEAKDFLSGKSQNVKAHMAEAMNAAAEDLDFERAAVYRDRLAALSHVQSHQGINPAGVEEADVFAIHHEGGISCIQVFFFRTGQNWGNRAYFPKADPSLSGAEVLNAFLAQFYDDKPVPRQILLSETVEEIELLAAALGEKAGHKVTILVPQRGEKRDLVDHVVANAREAHGRKLAETASQSRLLEGFKETFQLPYVPQRIEIYDNSHIMGTNAVGGMVVAGPEGFVKGQYRKFNIKSTDITPGDDFGMMREVMTRRFSRLLKEEGKPDRSPNTESAAVDAADQPFPAWPDVILIDGGQGQMTAVRAILEELGITDSVIAIGVAKGVDRDAGRERFFAPARESFTLPPRDPVLYFIQRLRDEAHRFAIGSHRARRKKEMVKNPLDEIGGIGPSRKRALLQHFGTAKAVSRAALSDLMAVEGISEAVARQVYNHFHEDAAK comes from the coding sequence ATGAACGGACGAAAGCTGCCCGACGGCGGCATTCTCTATGACGAATCAGAGGACATTGAGGACGACATCGAGGTGGAAGCCGATGCCGGCGCTTCCCCCGTCGTGCCCGTCGACTGGAACGAAGGCGGGAAGAATGAAACCGGCCTTCAGGGCGCGGAACTGATCGCAGAATTCGTCAAGCGCCTGCCGAACAATCCCGGCGTCTATCGCATGTTCAACGAAGCCGGCGACGTGCTCTATGTCGGCAAGGCGCGCAGCCTGAAGAAGCGTGTTGCCAACTACGCGATGGGCCGCGTGCATTCCAACCGCATCGCCCGCATGGTGCGCGAAACCGCCAATATGGAGTTCGTCACCACCCGCACCGAGACCGAAGCGCTGCTGCTGGAAGCGAATCTGATCAAGCGCTTACGGCCGCGCTTCAACGTATTGCTGCGGGACGACAAGTCCTTTCCCTATATTCTCATCACCGGCGATCATCGGGCACCGGCGATCTTCAAGCATCGCGGCGCGCGTGCCCGCAAGGGTGAGTATTTCGGCCCCTTCGCGTCAGCGGGCGCCGTCGGCCGCACCATCAATTCGCTGCAACGCGCCTTCCTGATCCGCACCTGCACCGACAGCGTTTTCGAGACCCGGACCCGACCCTGCCTGCTCTATCAGATCAAGCGCTGCTCAGGGCCTTGCACCCGCGAGATCAGCGATGAGGGCTATGCGGAGCTGGTGCAGGAGGCGAAGGACTTTCTCTCCGGCAAGAGCCAGAACGTGAAAGCCCATATGGCGGAGGCGATGAACGCTGCCGCTGAGGATCTCGATTTCGAGCGCGCCGCCGTCTATCGCGACCGGCTGGCGGCGCTGTCGCATGTGCAAAGCCATCAGGGCATCAATCCCGCCGGCGTCGAAGAAGCCGACGTCTTTGCCATCCATCACGAGGGCGGCATTTCCTGCATCCAGGTCTTCTTCTTCCGCACCGGGCAGAACTGGGGCAACCGCGCCTATTTCCCGAAGGCTGACCCGTCGCTTTCCGGCGCCGAAGTGCTGAATGCGTTTCTGGCGCAATTCTACGACGACAAGCCGGTGCCGAGGCAGATCCTGCTATCGGAGACGGTCGAGGAAATCGAGCTGCTGGCAGCAGCGCTCGGCGAAAAGGCCGGGCACAAGGTCACGATCCTGGTGCCGCAGCGCGGCGAGAAGCGCGACCTCGTCGATCACGTCGTTGCCAATGCCCGCGAAGCGCATGGCCGCAAGCTTGCCGAGACCGCCTCACAATCGCGGCTGCTCGAAGGCTTCAAGGAGACATTCCAGCTTCCCTATGTGCCGCAACGCATCGAGATCTATGACAACTCGCACATCATGGGCACGAATGCGGTTGGCGGTATGGTGGTGGCTGGGCCGGAAGGGTTCGTCAAAGGCCAATACCGCAAGTTCAACATCAAATCGACCGACATCACGCCCGGCGACGATTTCGGCATGATGCGCGAAGTCATGACCCGGCGCTTTTCTCGCCTGCTGAAGGAAGAGGGCAAGCCGGACCGCAGCCCGAATACGGAGAGCGCAGCCGTTGACGCTGCGGATCAGCCCTTCCCCGCTTGGCCGGACGTCATCCTCATCGATGGCGGCCAAGGACAGATGACAGCGGTGCGCGCCATTCTCGAGGAGCTCGGAATTACCGACAGCGTCATCGCCATCGGCGTCGCCAAGGGTGTCGACCGCGATGCCGGACGCGAGCGCTTCTTTGCGCCCGCCCGCGAGAGCTTCACCCTGCCGCCCCGTGATCCCGTGCTCTACTTCATCCAGCGCCTGCGCGACGAGGCCCATCGTTTTGCCATCGGCTCGCATCGAGCACGCCGCAAGAAGGAAATGGTGAAAAACCCGCTGGACGAAATCGGCGGCATCGGCCCTTCGCGCAAGCGGGCGCTGCTGCAGCATTTCGGCACCGCAAAGGCCGTGTCGCGCGCGGCCCTATCCGACCTGATGGCCGTCGAAGGCATATCCGAAGCCGTGGCGCGGCAGGTCTATAACCATTTTCACGAGGACGCCGCGAAATAA
- a CDS encoding SDR family oxidoreductase: protein MSQEKLRTALISGASKRIGRAIAEDLSANGFAVALHANQSFAEATEVVAKLRQQGRKAIAIKADLQNSAETSTLIERAVSELGPLDLLVNNASVFQGDSADNFDAEAFDAHFAVHVRAPSILAADFVRQLPEGIPGLIVNIVDQRVWALNPRFYSYTLSKAALWTATQTMAQTFAPRIRVNAIGPGPTVRSVRQTEEDFQAQIDGLILKAAPGLEEFGRTVRFLFDTPSITGQMIALDGGQHLAWETPDVSESME from the coding sequence TTGAGCCAGGAAAAACTACGCACAGCGCTTATATCAGGTGCATCAAAAAGAATAGGCCGGGCAATCGCAGAGGATTTGTCGGCTAACGGCTTTGCGGTGGCGCTGCATGCCAATCAATCGTTCGCCGAGGCAACCGAAGTCGTGGCGAAATTGCGGCAACAGGGCAGAAAGGCAATTGCGATCAAGGCCGACCTGCAAAATTCGGCGGAAACATCGACGCTGATCGAAAGGGCCGTTTCGGAGCTTGGACCGCTGGATCTCCTGGTCAACAACGCCTCCGTTTTTCAGGGTGATTCCGCCGACAACTTCGACGCCGAAGCCTTCGACGCGCATTTTGCCGTGCATGTCCGCGCGCCCTCCATCCTCGCCGCGGATTTCGTGCGGCAGCTTCCGGAAGGCATCCCGGGGTTGATCGTCAACATTGTCGATCAGCGCGTCTGGGCGCTGAACCCACGCTTCTATTCCTATACCTTGTCGAAGGCCGCCCTGTGGACGGCGACCCAGACGATGGCGCAGACCTTTGCGCCGCGCATCCGCGTCAACGCCATCGGCCCCGGTCCGACGGTGCGCAGCGTCCGACAGACGGAAGAGGACTTCCAAGCGCAGATCGATGGTCTCATATTGAAGGCTGCGCCCGGCCTCGAGGAATTCGGTCGCACCGTCCGCTTTCTTTTTGACACGCCTTCGATCACGGGCCAAATGATAGCGCTCGATGGTGGCCAGCATCTTGCCTGGGAAACGCCCGATGTGTCGGAGAGCATGGAATGA
- a CDS encoding outer membrane protein: MRTLITTLMVSGFALGGFTAAHAADAVEQVPQPPVAQEAPPVVNNWAGFYIGGAGDWNAGHFNHNGNSYAFGGEAFTGYNWQQGQIVYGVEGDLGYADSDSTRNGLTAKNGVNGSVRGRIGYDFNPFMLYGTAGLAIGQNKLEDATSSESKTAVGYTVGAGAETFITNNITARLEYRYTDYGKKDFNLDSGSFSRGYDEQSVKVGIGVKF; encoded by the coding sequence ATGCGTACTCTCATCACGACCCTCATGGTCTCTGGTTTCGCCCTCGGCGGCTTCACCGCGGCTCATGCAGCCGACGCTGTGGAGCAGGTTCCGCAGCCGCCCGTCGCCCAGGAGGCTCCGCCGGTTGTCAACAACTGGGCCGGTTTCTACATCGGTGGTGCTGGCGACTGGAATGCCGGCCACTTCAATCACAACGGCAACTCCTACGCTTTCGGCGGTGAGGCTTTCACCGGCTACAACTGGCAGCAGGGCCAGATCGTATATGGTGTTGAAGGCGACCTCGGCTACGCCGACTCCGACTCGACCCGCAATGGCCTTACCGCCAAGAACGGCGTAAACGGCTCGGTTCGCGGCCGTATCGGTTACGACTTCAACCCGTTCATGCTGTACGGCACTGCCGGTCTGGCAATCGGCCAGAACAAGCTCGAGGACGCTACCTCGTCTGAAAGCAAGACGGCTGTTGGCTACACGGTCGGTGCAGGTGCTGAAACCTTCATCACCAACAACATCACGGCTCGTCTTGAGTACCGTTACACCGACTACGGCAAGAAGGATTTCAACCTCGACTCCGGCAGCTTCTCGCGCGGTTATGACGAGCAGAGCGTCAAGGTCGGTATCGGCGTCAAGTTCTGA